The Geobacter sp. AOG2 genome includes a window with the following:
- a CDS encoding uracil-xanthine permease family protein, with product MHLPPEPVWRQALAGAQILFVAFGALVLVPILTGMSPSMALLGSGIGTLIFQACTKRKVPIYLGSSFAFIAPIIYSTQTWGFPATLSGLFAAGWLYLALSAVIYLKGVGFIHRIMPPVVVGPIIMIIGLGLASVAVNMAMGKTGDGKAVLVDYTTALLIAGGSLATTALVATKAKGLFRLLPILSGVAVGYCLSVSLGLVDFSKIAAAPWIALPHLVAPQWNWSAVLFMIPVALAPAIEHVGDIVAIGAVTGRDYTEHPGLHRTMLGDGLAVCCAGLIGGPPVTTYAEVTGAVMITRNYNPVIMTWAACFAILMAFFGKFNAILQSIPVPVMGGIMMLLFGSIASVGLNTLIHARVNMHRPRNLIIVSLVLVFGIGGLTLHLGGVSLQGVSLCGISAILLNLILPRDKEHESEQQHAS from the coding sequence ATGCATCTTCCCCCTGAACCGGTCTGGCGCCAGGCGCTGGCTGGCGCCCAGATCCTCTTCGTGGCCTTCGGCGCTCTGGTGCTGGTGCCAATCCTCACCGGCATGAGCCCAAGTATGGCCCTTCTGGGCTCCGGCATCGGTACGCTGATTTTTCAGGCTTGCACCAAGCGTAAGGTCCCTATCTATCTCGGATCGTCCTTTGCCTTTATAGCTCCGATCATCTACAGTACCCAGACGTGGGGTTTTCCCGCAACACTTTCGGGGCTTTTTGCTGCGGGCTGGCTCTACCTGGCGTTAAGTGCCGTCATCTACCTCAAGGGGGTCGGGTTCATCCACAGGATCATGCCTCCGGTGGTGGTGGGGCCGATTATCATGATCATCGGCCTGGGGCTGGCCAGCGTAGCGGTCAACATGGCCATGGGCAAGACCGGCGACGGTAAGGCGGTTTTGGTGGATTACACCACCGCCCTGCTGATAGCGGGCGGCTCCCTGGCGACCACCGCGCTGGTGGCGACCAAGGCCAAGGGGCTTTTCCGCCTCCTGCCGATCCTCTCCGGCGTGGCGGTAGGGTATTGCCTGTCCGTATCCTTGGGGTTGGTGGATTTCAGCAAGATCGCCGCCGCCCCCTGGATCGCACTTCCTCACTTGGTGGCACCCCAATGGAACTGGTCTGCGGTGCTGTTCATGATCCCGGTCGCACTGGCCCCGGCCATCGAGCACGTGGGGGACATCGTTGCTATCGGTGCCGTCACGGGGCGGGACTACACGGAGCACCCCGGTCTGCACCGCACCATGCTGGGCGACGGTTTGGCGGTATGCTGCGCGGGACTCATCGGTGGACCGCCGGTGACCACTTACGCCGAGGTGACCGGGGCGGTGATGATCACCCGCAACTACAACCCGGTCATCATGACCTGGGCTGCCTGCTTCGCCATCCTTATGGCGTTTTTCGGTAAGTTCAACGCCATCCTGCAATCCATCCCCGTCCCGGTCATGGGGGGGATCATGATGCTGCTGTTTGGCAGCATCGCATCAGTTGGCCTTAACACCCTGATCCATGCACGGGTCAACATGCACCGCCCGCGCAATCTGATCATCGTTTCCTTGGTGCTGGTGTTCGGCATCGGCGGTCTGACGCTCCATCTGGGCGGCGTCAGCCTGCAGGGCGTCAGCCTGTGCGGTATCAGCGCCATCCTGCTGAACCTGATCCTGCCGCGGGACAAGGAGCACGAGTCGGAACAGCAGCACGCCTCCTGA
- a CDS encoding elongation factor P gives MFTTSDFKKGLVIQLDGAPCLILDVTFQSPSARGANTMVKTRYRNLITSQVLDKTFRSGDKVDEADYGRNKGQFLYADGSKGVFMDLETYEQFEVAEEEFETLANYLLEGTEVVLGLFEGRLVNVELPMTVELTVTETAPALKNATATAQTKEALLETGLRLQVPPYLETGEKIKVDTRDGRFISRA, from the coding sequence ATGTTCACCACATCCGACTTCAAAAAAGGGCTCGTCATCCAGTTGGACGGCGCGCCCTGCCTGATCCTTGACGTCACCTTCCAATCACCGTCGGCCCGGGGAGCCAATACCATGGTCAAGACCCGCTACCGAAACCTCATTACCTCCCAGGTTCTGGATAAGACCTTTCGTTCCGGAGATAAGGTGGACGAGGCGGACTATGGCCGCAACAAAGGCCAATTCCTCTATGCCGACGGTTCAAAGGGTGTTTTTATGGATTTGGAAACCTATGAACAGTTCGAGGTGGCCGAGGAGGAGTTCGAAACGCTGGCCAACTACCTGCTGGAGGGCACCGAGGTTGTGTTGGGGCTCTTCGAAGGGCGGCTGGTCAATGTGGAGTTACCCATGACTGTAGAGCTGACCGTCACGGAGACCGCGCCAGCGCTTAAGAACGCCACCGCCACGGCCCAAACCAAGGAGGCCCTCCTGGAGACCGGGCTCAGGTTGCAGGTCCCGCCGTACCTGGAAACCGGAGAAAAAATCAAGGTGGATACCCGCGACGGCAGGTTCATTTCGCGAGCGTAA
- a CDS encoding zinc ribbon domain-containing protein gives MKKRLEMLEQLQEIDYLIDNLKTARNGLAEEMSGIEQALIEARQELAGLEGRVAQIEQEKGELEISQAAEQENIRRSETNMKEIKTNKEYQAVGREIAAARKQAAEIEEQTLQKIGQIEELNTEIANRREILAELEQNTSQRRDEKQAEIDKVQQDIDTDAARREAITKELPTSLVKRYDALRQQRRGQAVAVARDGYCLGCNMNLPPQLYNSLFKGDELISCPHCQRVLILKLQPAVQ, from the coding sequence TTGAAAAAGAGACTTGAGATGTTGGAACAACTCCAGGAGATCGATTACCTGATCGACAACCTGAAAACCGCTCGAAATGGGCTGGCGGAAGAGATGAGCGGGATCGAACAGGCCCTGATCGAAGCCCGTCAGGAACTTGCCGGACTGGAAGGCCGCGTGGCACAGATCGAGCAGGAAAAAGGAGAACTGGAGATCAGCCAGGCCGCCGAGCAGGAAAACATCCGGCGCTCCGAGACCAACATGAAGGAAATCAAGACCAACAAGGAGTACCAGGCCGTTGGCCGGGAGATCGCCGCTGCCCGCAAGCAAGCTGCGGAGATTGAAGAGCAAACGCTGCAGAAGATAGGCCAGATCGAAGAGTTGAATACGGAGATCGCCAACCGCAGAGAAATTCTTGCCGAGTTGGAACAGAACACCTCTCAGCGCCGTGACGAGAAGCAGGCCGAGATCGACAAGGTCCAGCAGGACATCGATACCGACGCCGCCCGGCGCGAGGCCATCACCAAGGAGTTGCCGACCAGTCTGGTCAAGCGCTACGACGCTCTTCGCCAGCAGCGTCGCGGCCAAGCGGTCGCAGTTGCCCGTGACGGCTACTGCCTGGGCTGCAACATGAATCTCCCCCCCCAACTCTACAACAGCCTCTTTAAGGGCGACGAACTGATCAGTTGCCCGCACTGCCAGCGGGTGTTGATCCTGAAACTGCAACCCGCGGTTCAGTAG
- the queF gene encoding preQ(1) synthase produces the protein MALHENLKSLGAGATAYRYDQPDAGLLESFPSPFAQPDMNPAGAVGTLHIECPEFTCLCPMTGQPDFAKIVIDYQPDRLCVESKSLKLYLGSFRMHGEFHEASVNRICNDLVKLLEPAWLTVRGEFTPRGGIPFWPTAEYRKK, from the coding sequence ATGGCGCTTCACGAAAATCTGAAATCATTGGGAGCCGGGGCGACGGCCTACCGCTACGACCAACCCGACGCCGGGCTTCTGGAATCATTCCCCAGCCCTTTTGCCCAACCGGACATGAATCCGGCCGGGGCCGTGGGCACGTTGCACATCGAATGCCCGGAGTTCACCTGCCTCTGCCCCATGACCGGCCAGCCGGACTTCGCCAAGATCGTCATCGACTACCAGCCTGACCGGCTCTGCGTCGAGAGCAAGAGCCTCAAACTCTACCTTGGTTCCTTCCGCATGCACGGCGAATTCCACGAGGCCAGCGTCAACCGCATCTGCAACGACCTGGTCAAGCTGCTCGAACCGGCTTGGCTGACGGTGCGGGGCGAATTCACCCCCCGTGGCGGCATCCCCTTCTGGCCCACGGCCGAATACCGCAAGAAATAG
- a CDS encoding CBS domain-containing protein: MDVITTHTNADFDCLGAMVAAARLYPGALIAFPGSQEKAVRDFLGVRPEYLPGVVRAKDIDLDAVTRLIVVDCQHGGRIGRFATLLERPGLEIHIYDHHPITEQSIRPTGGMICTCGSSSTILGGLLMEQGVELTPEEATLIMLGIHEDTGRLLFASTTRDDYRVAAWLMERGARVNVVAEALSQELSSQQMELLKRLLATLKTTAINGVNISIAHATSDRYVGDIAALAHLMRDMENLDTLFVVVSMESRVYLVARSRILEVNVGDILRRFHGGGHATAASAVVRDQTLQHVLQRLDEQLRIEVSPRFCAGDIMSAPVKTMSDDVTIAEARDLLTRYNCNAMPVVSEERMIGIISRKIVEKALYHNLGAAPATDFMHTEFMRAAPTTPIVDIQEYMVEGNRRFVPVFRGEELAGAVTRTDLLRHMYGGRRGEPGALYDVEALSFSPKNRSIAGLLGKRLPAAACKLLHDLGTIGDELGLAVYAIGGFVRDLLLGVANLDIDITVEGDGIFFAEQFAARHGCRVRSHRTFNTAVVIFPDGVKIDVASTRLEYYESPGVLPTVERSSLRHDLYRRDFTINTLAVCLNSGSFGRLTDYFAGQQDLQERLVRVLHNLSFVEDPTRVFRAIRFEQRLGFHIAPHTENLIRSAVRMNVLDKVGGPRLLNELIQILREKEPAGAIIRMAGFGLLPFIHPALKLPPETRRVVDETARILAWFRLLYLPDICEQWQVYFLALGDRLTNDEFHDACRRLAVPGRVSVKVFCHRRRALGILDVIQRRLKRSPEVRNSEIYSWFHGLPLEMLLYLAARASREEVRRFISHYVSHLRQLRCSLDGNGLAALGLAPGPRFRRIMDRLLVARLDGEVVNDEQERALALLLISSDNGSCVAKTHH; the protein is encoded by the coding sequence ATGGACGTCATAACCACCCACACCAATGCCGATTTCGACTGTCTGGGCGCCATGGTCGCCGCGGCCCGGCTTTACCCCGGCGCCCTGATCGCCTTTCCCGGCTCCCAGGAAAAGGCGGTGCGCGATTTTCTGGGCGTCCGTCCCGAGTATCTTCCCGGTGTCGTTCGCGCCAAAGATATCGACCTGGATGCTGTTACCCGGCTGATTGTCGTCGATTGTCAGCATGGAGGACGCATCGGCCGTTTTGCAACCCTCTTGGAGCGTCCCGGCCTTGAAATCCATATTTATGACCATCACCCGATTACGGAACAGAGCATCCGGCCGACCGGCGGCATGATCTGCACCTGCGGCTCGTCATCCACCATCCTGGGCGGGCTCCTGATGGAACAGGGTGTAGAGCTTACGCCGGAAGAGGCCACGCTGATCATGCTCGGCATCCATGAGGACACCGGTCGGCTGCTGTTTGCCTCGACCACACGGGACGACTATCGCGTGGCAGCCTGGCTCATGGAACGGGGCGCACGGGTGAACGTGGTGGCCGAGGCCCTCTCCCAAGAGTTGAGCAGCCAGCAGATGGAACTCCTGAAACGGCTGCTGGCCACACTCAAGACCACGGCAATCAACGGGGTCAATATTTCCATCGCCCACGCCACGAGTGATCGGTATGTGGGTGACATCGCCGCCCTTGCCCACCTGATGCGGGACATGGAGAATCTGGATACCCTCTTTGTGGTGGTCTCCATGGAGAGCCGCGTCTATCTGGTGGCGCGCAGCCGCATCCTGGAGGTGAACGTGGGGGATATCCTGCGTCGTTTCCACGGGGGAGGCCACGCAACCGCCGCATCGGCCGTGGTCCGGGACCAGACGTTGCAGCACGTGCTGCAACGTCTGGATGAACAACTGCGGATCGAGGTCAGCCCCCGATTCTGCGCCGGGGATATCATGTCCGCCCCAGTCAAGACCATGTCGGACGATGTTACCATCGCCGAAGCCCGGGACCTTTTGACCCGCTACAACTGTAACGCCATGCCGGTTGTGTCCGAAGAACGGATGATCGGGATCATCTCCCGCAAGATCGTGGAGAAGGCGCTCTACCACAACCTGGGGGCCGCTCCGGCCACCGACTTTATGCACACAGAATTCATGCGGGCTGCTCCCACCACCCCCATCGTCGACATTCAGGAATATATGGTGGAGGGCAACCGCCGCTTCGTGCCGGTATTCAGGGGGGAGGAGCTTGCCGGAGCAGTGACGCGCACGGACTTGTTACGCCATATGTACGGTGGTCGCCGGGGCGAACCGGGGGCGCTGTACGATGTGGAAGCCCTCAGCTTTTCCCCAAAAAACCGCTCTATAGCCGGCCTGCTGGGCAAGCGGCTTCCCGCGGCCGCCTGTAAGCTCCTACACGACCTGGGGACCATCGGCGATGAATTGGGACTGGCGGTGTATGCAATCGGCGGATTCGTGCGCGACCTGCTATTGGGTGTGGCGAATCTGGATATCGACATCACGGTGGAGGGGGACGGCATTTTTTTCGCCGAACAGTTTGCGGCCCGCCACGGCTGTAGGGTTCGCAGTCACCGGACCTTCAACACGGCGGTGGTAATCTTCCCGGACGGCGTCAAGATTGACGTGGCCAGTACCCGCCTGGAATACTACGAATCGCCCGGCGTGCTCCCCACTGTGGAGCGCTCCTCATTGCGCCACGACTTGTATCGGCGGGATTTTACCATTAATACCCTGGCGGTGTGTCTGAACAGCGGGTCGTTCGGGCGCCTGACCGACTACTTTGCCGGCCAGCAGGACCTTCAGGAACGGCTTGTCAGGGTGCTGCACAATCTCTCCTTCGTGGAGGACCCTACCCGGGTCTTTCGGGCGATCCGTTTCGAGCAACGCCTCGGTTTTCATATTGCCCCTCATACCGAAAACCTGATCCGCAGCGCGGTGCGGATGAATGTCCTGGACAAGGTGGGAGGGCCGCGCCTTCTGAATGAATTGATCCAGATCCTGCGAGAAAAGGAACCGGCCGGGGCCATTATCCGTATGGCCGGTTTCGGCCTGTTGCCGTTCATCCATCCTGCCCTCAAGTTGCCCCCCGAAACCAGGCGGGTTGTGGATGAAACAGCTCGGATCCTTGCCTGGTTCCGTCTGCTGTATCTGCCGGACATCTGCGAACAGTGGCAGGTCTATTTTCTGGCCTTGGGTGACCGGCTCACCAACGACGAGTTTCACGACGCCTGCCGCCGGTTGGCGGTGCCAGGGCGTGTCTCCGTCAAGGTTTTCTGCCACCGTCGGCGGGCGTTAGGAATCTTGGACGTCATTCAACGGAGATTGAAACGCAGCCCTGAAGTTCGTAATAGCGAAATTTATTCATGGTTCCACGGGTTGCCACTGGAGATGCTCCTCTACCTGGCCGCGCGCGCCAGTCGCGAGGAGGTCAGGCGTTTTATCTCCCACTACGTTTCCCATCTGCGGCAGCTCCGCTGTTCCCTTGACGGAAACGGATTGGCTGCGTTGGGGCTGGCACCGGGGCCGCGGTTCCGCAGGATCATGGATCGACTTCTGGTGGCCCGCCTCGACGGAGAGGTCGTCAATGATGAGCAGGAGCGTGCCTTGGCACTGCTGCTTATTTCGTCAGATAACGGAAGTTGTGTTGCAAAAACGCATCATTGA
- a CDS encoding pyrimidine/purine nucleoside phosphorylase, protein MSQFTNVTVVKKANIYFDGKVVSRTVLFPDGSKKTLGVMQPGDYEFSTGAAEEMDILAGELEWQLKGEKEWKRVAAGQAFNVPAHSTFLMRMETVVDYCCSFLP, encoded by the coding sequence ATGTCGCAGTTCACAAATGTTACGGTAGTTAAAAAGGCCAATATCTATTTCGACGGCAAGGTTGTCAGCAGGACGGTACTGTTCCCCGACGGCAGCAAGAAGACGCTGGGTGTCATGCAGCCGGGGGATTACGAGTTTTCCACCGGAGCCGCCGAAGAGATGGATATTCTGGCTGGTGAACTGGAATGGCAGTTGAAGGGTGAAAAGGAATGGAAACGGGTTGCGGCCGGCCAGGCGTTCAACGTGCCCGCCCACTCCACGTTCCTGATGAGGATGGAAACGGTGGTGGATTATTGCTGCTCTTTCCTGCCGTAG
- a CDS encoding triphosphoribosyl-dephospho-CoA synthase — protein MFLVKGVAMELYMTPKPGLVDMEDCGSHHDLSLATMEGSIRIIAGYLHQLCGSLASGEDFTRQAAIGRRAEQTMLNDLGTNTHKGFLFLSGLLLVARWHARSEDEQGLREWVAALAWEFFDAQGEQDTHGRRQRVRYGAGGIVRETLNGLPALFDEAVPVYLTALEHHGHPKIASFVMLARLMQCVDDTTTLHRCGTMGLSRIRRDGRHLERIIDLGEDCEPFLYALNREYVRMNLTMGGVADMLGLCYGYLLACGCLLGVPGRNSF, from the coding sequence ATGTTTTTGGTCAAGGGGGTTGCCATGGAGTTGTACATGACCCCCAAGCCGGGCCTGGTGGACATGGAGGATTGCGGTTCCCACCACGACCTGTCCTTAGCCACAATGGAAGGCTCGATCCGGATTATTGCCGGCTATCTCCACCAACTGTGCGGCTCCCTTGCCTCCGGCGAGGACTTCACCCGTCAGGCCGCCATTGGCAGGCGGGCCGAACAGACCATGCTCAACGACCTGGGCACCAACACCCACAAGGGGTTCCTCTTCTTGAGCGGTCTGTTGCTCGTGGCGCGCTGGCATGCGCGATCTGAAGATGAACAGGGCCTGCGGGAATGGGTTGCCGCCCTGGCGTGGGAGTTCTTTGACGCCCAGGGGGAACAGGACACCCATGGGCGACGGCAGAGGGTTCGATACGGCGCGGGTGGGATCGTGAGGGAGACCTTGAACGGTCTGCCCGCACTTTTTGACGAGGCGGTCCCGGTGTACCTCACGGCTCTTGAGCACCACGGCCACCCCAAGATCGCCTCGTTTGTCATGCTGGCTCGCCTGATGCAATGCGTGGACGACACCACCACACTCCACCGCTGTGGCACCATGGGCCTTTCTCGTATCAGGAGGGATGGTCGGCACCTCGAACGGATCATCGACTTGGGGGAGGATTGCGAACCGTTTCTTTATGCTCTTAACAGGGAGTATGTCAGGATGAATCTTACCATGGGCGGGGTGGCCGACATGCTGGGACTCTGCTACGGCTATCTGCTCGCCTGCGGATGCCTCTTGGGCGTTCCGGGACGGAACTCCTTTTGA
- a CDS encoding sensor histidine kinase → MDEMISLCLDLFERLGILVVLFFLMLRFELFRRLLTGKVATASSREKLFHAVYFGLAGIIATYYGFPVHGAIANLRTVPVVIGGILGGPLVGLFAGIIAGVHRYFYDIGGVTSLSCAIATPLAGVAAGLLYRRLHRKTFDTLLAFFIGIVAESIKMGLILLVAQPEAAALGVVHTIGLPSILSNAFGIAVLVEVLASVTREQERAVAQQAQTTLNIAFRTLPYLRHGLNRESAEEAAHIIREMTGLDAVCLSSENEILAHEGLDGELHAPGRHTLSSAARRALDTGTVVIASTKSDIGCGGQGCKLGSAIVVPLKKWGKTVGVMELYRLKEYAISRLDVELANGLAHLFSNQLELGEIEFQRKLVAEAEIKALQAQINPHFLFNAISTIISYTRTDPQTASCLLVKLAEFFRKNINPTANKVPLSVELEHCEAYIAIEKARFEERLSIVYDIDEEALSCNVPSLILQPLVENGVRHGILPKEGGGVIRIGARKTDNGIIISVKDNGVGISRERIQSLLSEAALPHAGAGLGLALKNVNSRLATLYGSDKGLKIESEPGEGTTVHFCVPVGA, encoded by the coding sequence ATGGATGAAATGATCAGTCTGTGTCTTGATCTCTTCGAGCGGTTGGGAATTCTTGTCGTTCTTTTTTTCCTTATGTTGAGATTCGAGTTATTCCGGCGACTTTTGACCGGTAAGGTAGCCACGGCGAGCAGCCGAGAGAAGCTGTTCCATGCCGTTTATTTCGGGTTGGCAGGCATCATTGCCACCTATTACGGCTTCCCGGTACATGGCGCTATCGCCAATCTGCGTACCGTTCCGGTCGTCATCGGCGGTATTCTGGGAGGCCCCCTGGTTGGCCTGTTCGCCGGCATCATCGCCGGGGTGCACCGCTATTTCTACGATATAGGCGGGGTGACCTCGCTCTCCTGCGCTATTGCGACACCGCTGGCCGGGGTCGCGGCGGGCCTGCTCTACCGCAGACTGCATCGAAAGACATTCGACACGTTACTGGCCTTTTTCATCGGTATCGTGGCCGAGTCGATCAAAATGGGGTTGATTCTGCTTGTGGCACAACCTGAGGCTGCGGCTTTAGGCGTGGTACATACCATCGGCCTCCCCAGCATTCTCTCCAACGCCTTCGGCATCGCGGTGCTCGTGGAGGTTCTTGCGTCCGTGACTCGTGAGCAGGAGCGGGCCGTGGCGCAACAAGCCCAGACAACGCTCAATATCGCCTTCAGAACGTTGCCGTATCTGCGCCACGGCCTGAATCGCGAGTCGGCTGAGGAGGCGGCGCATATCATCCGGGAGATGACCGGCCTGGATGCGGTATGCCTTTCCAGCGAGAATGAAATCCTGGCCCATGAAGGACTGGATGGTGAACTGCATGCGCCGGGTCGGCACACACTGTCTTCTGCCGCGCGGCGCGCCCTTGATACGGGCACGGTGGTCATTGCCTCCACGAAGAGCGATATCGGCTGTGGGGGGCAGGGGTGCAAGCTCGGCTCGGCAATTGTCGTGCCTCTCAAAAAGTGGGGCAAAACCGTAGGAGTCATGGAGTTGTACCGCCTGAAGGAGTATGCCATCAGCAGGTTGGACGTGGAGTTGGCCAACGGTCTTGCCCACCTGTTCTCCAACCAACTGGAACTCGGTGAGATCGAGTTCCAGCGTAAGCTGGTGGCTGAGGCCGAGATCAAGGCGCTTCAAGCCCAAATCAATCCCCACTTTCTGTTCAATGCCATCTCCACCATCATCAGTTATACCCGAACCGACCCGCAGACCGCCTCCTGTCTGCTGGTGAAGCTGGCCGAGTTTTTTCGCAAGAATATCAACCCAACAGCCAACAAGGTGCCGCTGTCGGTCGAACTGGAGCATTGCGAGGCCTATATTGCCATCGAAAAAGCCCGGTTCGAGGAGCGGCTCTCCATTGTTTACGATATAGACGAGGAGGCCCTGTCGTGCAACGTTCCTTCGCTGATCCTTCAACCGCTGGTGGAGAACGGAGTGCGTCACGGCATTTTACCGAAGGAGGGTGGCGGTGTGATCCGTATCGGAGCCAGAAAGACCGACAACGGCATCATCATCTCTGTCAAGGATAACGGTGTCGGCATATCCCGGGAGCGTATCCAAAGTCTCCTGTCGGAGGCGGCGTTGCCTCATGCGGGCGCGGGGCTGGGGCTGGCGCTCAAGAACGTCAACAGCCGCCTGGCGACCCTGTATGGTAGCGACAAAGGGTTGAAGATCGAGAGTGAACCGGGCGAGGGCACCACGGTCCATTTCTGTGTACCGGTGGGCGCATGA
- a CDS encoding Nif3-like dinuclear metal center hexameric protein, which produces MNTPKLSDILGIINKIAPPDLAESWDNSGLQVGDPDAAIERIMVALDATPAVMEAAQNASCQLLVTHHPLLFKPLKNLSTATPQGKLVHAAIKANLAVISIHTSYDTADGGLNDLLAARLGVSGCRPLQVACGRELCKLTVFVPNDHLDRVRTALFPWAETLGNYRDCSFSASGEGTFTPLAGATPFIGAVGNREQVSEQRLELLMDRRNLPRAIRALLAAHPYEEPAFDIYPLLNEGKPLGLGRVGSLAEPTDLAGYAARIKTALNAPGLRYAGDPTAVIKKVALCSGSGASLLREAARHGADVLVTGDVKYHDARDAYDLGIAVIDAGHFPSEIIMVDDVAERLGRMLSESGYGNCCTVPCRIESDPLRV; this is translated from the coding sequence ATGAATACACCAAAACTCTCGGATATACTTGGAATAATTAATAAAATTGCCCCTCCGGATTTGGCTGAATCATGGGACAACTCGGGATTGCAGGTCGGAGACCCGGATGCCGCAATAGAGCGTATCATGGTCGCGCTTGACGCCACTCCGGCCGTCATGGAAGCAGCCCAAAACGCATCCTGCCAACTGCTCGTCACTCACCACCCCCTGCTGTTCAAGCCCCTGAAGAACCTTTCAACCGCCACCCCGCAAGGAAAACTCGTGCATGCCGCCATCAAGGCCAATCTGGCGGTTATCAGCATTCATACCAGCTACGACACGGCTGACGGAGGTTTGAACGACCTGCTGGCCGCACGCCTGGGAGTCTCCGGCTGCCGGCCACTCCAGGTCGCGTGCGGCCGAGAGTTGTGCAAACTGACGGTCTTCGTGCCAAACGACCATCTCGACCGGGTCCGCACAGCGCTGTTTCCCTGGGCCGAAACGCTGGGCAACTACCGCGATTGCTCCTTTAGCGCGTCCGGTGAGGGCACCTTTACCCCGCTGGCCGGGGCAACGCCCTTCATCGGCGCCGTGGGAAACCGGGAACAGGTTTCCGAACAACGCCTGGAACTGCTCATGGACCGCCGCAATCTGCCGCGGGCCATAAGAGCCCTTCTGGCCGCCCACCCTTACGAGGAACCGGCCTTTGACATCTATCCCCTGCTCAACGAGGGCAAGCCACTCGGACTGGGCAGAGTCGGCTCCCTGGCGGAGCCGACCGACTTGGCCGGCTATGCGGCCCGGATCAAAACAGCGCTGAATGCGCCGGGCCTTCGCTATGCCGGTGATCCCACGGCCGTGATCAAAAAAGTGGCACTGTGCAGCGGCAGCGGGGCATCGCTCTTGCGCGAGGCGGCCCGTCACGGGGCCGACGTATTGGTAACAGGCGATGTGAAATACCACGATGCCCGCGATGCCTACGACCTGGGCATCGCCGTGATCGACGCCGGACATTTTCCCAGTGAGATCATTATGGTGGACGACGTGGCCGAACGCTTAGGCCGCATGCTGTCCGAGTCGGGCTACGGAAACTGTTGCACCGTACCGTGCCGTATCGAATCCGACCCCTTGAGAGTCTGA
- the upp gene encoding uracil phosphoribosyltransferase encodes MSVHEVNHPLVKHKIGLMREAGISTKKFRELTAEIASLLSYEACRDFPLEGKSIEGWDGSAVQIQQIKGKKVTVVPILRAGIGMLNGVLDMIPNAKVSVVGLARNEETLEAHTYYEKFVGRLDERLALIIDPMLATGGSLDATIVMLKKNGCRQIRVLSLVAAPEGLARIAEAHPEVDIYVAAIDERLNRNGYILPGLGDAGDKIFGTK; translated from the coding sequence ATGAGCGTCCACGAAGTCAATCACCCTCTGGTGAAACATAAGATCGGCCTGATGCGCGAGGCCGGCATCAGCACCAAAAAGTTTCGCGAACTGACGGCTGAAATCGCCTCCCTTCTCTCCTACGAGGCCTGCCGTGATTTTCCCCTGGAGGGCAAGAGTATCGAGGGGTGGGATGGCAGTGCGGTGCAGATTCAGCAGATCAAAGGCAAAAAAGTCACCGTGGTGCCTATCCTGCGGGCCGGGATCGGCATGCTCAACGGAGTGTTGGATATGATCCCCAACGCAAAGGTGAGCGTGGTGGGGCTGGCGCGCAACGAAGAGACTCTGGAGGCTCATACCTATTACGAAAAATTTGTCGGGCGCCTGGATGAACGTCTGGCCTTGATCATTGACCCCATGCTGGCCACCGGCGGCTCCCTCGACGCCACCATCGTCATGCTGAAGAAGAACGGCTGCCGACAGATTCGCGTCCTCTCGCTGGTGGCTGCGCCGGAAGGCCTCGCCCGCATCGCAGAGGCCCATCCCGAGGTGGATATCTATGTGGCGGCCATCGACGAGCGGCTCAACCGCAACGGCTACATCCTGCCCGGGTTGGGGGATGCCGGCGACAAGATATTCGGCACTAAGTAA